Within Longimicrobiaceae bacterium, the genomic segment GCGGACCAGCCGGACGCGATGGAGAAGATCCTGGCCCTGCTGCGGGTGCGGACCGGGCACGACTTCGCGCGCTACAAGCGCTCCACCGTGGGCCGGCGCGTCGCCCGCCGCATGCAGATCCTGGGCGTGGAGCAGCTTCCCCATTACCTGGACACGCTGCGCGAGGGCGAGGGCGAGGCGGCGGCGCTGCTCGACGACCTGCTGATCAACGTCACCAGCTTCTTCCGCGACCCGCAGGTCTTCCGCGCCCTCCAGGACGACGTGGTGCCCCGCCTGCTGGACGCGCTGCAGCCGGGCGAGGCGATCCGCGTGTGGTCCGTGGGGTGCGCCACGGGCGAGGAGGCGTACAGCCTTGGCATGCTGCTGCTGGAGGAGGCTGGCCGGCGCGAGAAGGCGCCCCGCGTGCAGGTCTTCGCCACCGACCTGCACGAGCGCTCGCTGCACTACGCCCGCGAGGCGCTGTACCCGCAGGCCATCGAGGCCGAGGTCTCGCCCGAGCGGCTGGAGCGCTTCTTCCGCAAGGAGAGCGGCGGCTACCGCGTGGGCAAGCAGCTGCGCGAGTCGGTGGTGTTCGCGCTCCACAACCTGCTGCGCGACCCGCCCTTCTCGCGGTTGGACCTGATCGTCTGCCGCAACGTTCTCATCTACCTCCAGGCCGACGTCCAGCGCGAGGTGGTGGAGCTGTTCCACTACGCGCTGCGGCCAGACGGGGTCCTGCTGCTGGGCACCGCCGAGACGCTGAGCCGCTCCGAGCTGTTCCGCGTGGCCGACAAGGAGCACCACCTGTACGCGCGCCGGAACGCCCCCCGCGGCGCCCTGCGGCTGCCCGCGCTGCCCATCTCCGGGCGCCCGCTGCCGCACCCCGCGCGCATCGAGCCGCCCGCGCGCGTGGAGGCCCTGCAAGGGTACGGCGCCGTCCACCAGAAGATGGTGGAGCGGTACGCACCGCCCAGCCTGCTGGTGAACCAGGAGGGCAGCGTGGTCCACCTCTCGGAGCACGCGGGCCGCTACCTCCAGCACGGCGGCGGGGTGCCCACCAACAGCATCTTCAAGCTGGTGCGCGAGGAGCTTCGCGTGGAGCTGCGCGCCGCGCTGCACGCCGTGAAGGAGAGCGGCCGGCCGTGCCGCTCGCACGCGGTGCCGGTGCGCATGGACGGCGAGCCCCGGCACGTGGTGCTGCGGGTGAGCCCCTCGGGCGAGCGGGAGCTGGAGGGCTTCGTGCTCGTGATCTTCGACGAGATGGCCGACCCGGAGCCGGCGGCGGTTCCCCGCGAGGGCTGGAGCGACGGCGCGCTGCGGGAGATGGAGGCCGAGATGGAGCTGATGCGCAGCCGCCTGGTCACGGTCATCGAGGAGTTCGAGACCAGCCAGGAGGAGATGCGCTCCTCGAACGAGGAGATGCAGTCGTCCAACGAGGAGCTGCGCTCCACCATGGAGGAGCTGGAGACCTCGCGCGAGGAGCTCCAGTCGGTCAACGAGGAGCTGCAGACCCTCAACCAGGAGAACAAGCACAAGGTCGAGGAGCTGTCGCAGATCTCCAGCGACCTCCAGAACCTGCTCCAGGCCACCGACGTGGCCACCCTCTTCCTGGACCGCAAGCTCCGCATCCTCCGCTTCACCCCGCAGGTGGGCGAGCTGTTCAACGTCCGCGAGTCCGACCGCGGGCGCCCGCTGGCCGACCTCACCCACCGGCTGGGCTACGGCGGGCTGATCGAGGACGCCAGGCGCGTGCTCCAGACGCTGGTGCCGGTGGAGCACGAGGTGGAGACGGAGGACGGCCGCTGGTTCCTCGTCCGCGTGATGCCGTACCGCACGATGGACGACCGCATCGAGGGCGTGGTGCTCACCTTCGTGGACGTCACCGCGCTGAAGCGCTCGGAAGCCGCGCTGCGGGGCAGCGAGGCCAGCTTCCGCGCCATCGCCGACCTGGTGCCCGACCTGCTGTGGCGCAGCGGGCCCGACGGGGCGACCACGTGGTACAACCAGCGGTGGACGGAGTACACCGGCCAGGCCGCCGAGCACGCACTGGGCTTCGGGTGGGCCGAGGTGATCCACGCCGAGGACCGCGAGGGCTCGGTGCGCCGGCACCGCGAGGCGGTGGAGGCGGGCGAGCCGCTGCGGCAGGAGTACCGCATCCGCGGCGGGGCAGACGGCGCGTACCGCTGGTTCCTGGTGCAGGCGCGGCCCGTGCACGGCGGCGACGGCGCCATCGTGCAGTGGTTCGGCGCCGCCACCGACATCCACGAGGAGAGGATGGCGCTCGAGGCCGCCCGCGCCGCCCAGGCCGAGGCCGAGGCCGCCCGCCGCGCGCTGGAGCAGGCGCACGCCGAGCTGGAGCGGCGCGTGGACGAGCGGACGGCGCAGCTCGCCGACGCCAACGACACCCTGGCCCTCGAGATCCGCGAGCGCGAGCGGGCCGAGGCCGCGCGAAGCCTTCTCCTTCGGCAGATCGGGACCGCCGAGGAAGAGGAGCGGCGCCGCATCTCGCGCGAGCTGCACGACCAGATGGGGCAGCTGGTGACCGCGCTGCTGCTGGGGCTGAAGACCCTGCCGCGCAACGGCGACGGCGGCGCGGCCCGCATCGCCGAGCTGGAGGTGCTGGCCGGGCGCATCGCGCGGGAGATGCAGGACCTGGCGCTCGTGCTCCGCCCGCCGGCGCTGGACAACCTGGGGCTGGAGCTGGCGCTGCGCGGCCACCTGGAGGAATGGTCGGAGCGGCACGGCGTGGAGGCCGACTTCCAGGCGGTGGGCGTGGACGGCCAGCGCTTCTCGCGCGAGCTGGAGACCACGCTGTACCGCATGGTCCAGGAAGGGCTCACCAACGTGCTCAAGCACGCAGGCGCCTCGCGGGTGAGCCTGCTGCTGGAGAGCCGCGGCGGCTCCGTGAACGCCATCCTGGAAGACAACGGCGCCGGGTTCGACGTGGACGCCACGCTCTCGGCGCCGGAGAAGGCCGACCGGCTGGGGCTGCGGGGGATGCGGGAGCGCATCGCGCTGGTGGGGGGCACGCTGGAGATCGAGTCCGCCCCCGGCAGCGGCACCACGGTGTACGCCCGGGTCCCCGCGCCGCCTTCCGGAGATGGCGGGGACGCGCAGTGAGCGAACTGCGCGTGGTCCTCGCCGACGACCACGAGGTGGTGCGGTCGGGCCTGCGTGCGCTAGTGGACGCCAGCCCCGGCATGCTGGTGGTGGGCGAGGCCCGCGACGGGCTGGAGGCCGTGGCCCGCGCACGCGAGCTGCGGCCCGACGTGGTGGTGATGGACGTCTCCATGCCGGGGCTGGACGGCGCCGGCGCGGCCGAGCGGATCACTCGCGAGTGCCCGGAGGTGCGCGTCCTAGCGCTCACCATGCACGAGGACCGCGGCCACCTCACGCGGCTGCTGGAGGCGGGGGCCGCGGGCTACGTCCTGAAGCGCGCCGCGGCCGACGAGCTGGTGCGCGCCATCCACACCGTCGCCTCCGGCGGCACGTACGTGGACCCCGTGCTCGCCGGCACGGTGCTGCGCGGCCGCGCCCAGCCCTTCCGCGCCGACGCCCCCGCGCACCCGCTCAGCGACCGCGAAGAGGAGGTGCTGCGCCGCGTGGCCTGGGGCGAGAGCAACAAGGAGATCGCCGGCCGCCTGGGCATCAGCACCAAGACGGTGGAGACGTACAAGGCCCGCATCACCGAGAAGCTGGACCTGCGCAGCCGCACCGACATGGTCCGCTACGCCCTCCACCGCGGCTGGCTCTCCGAGACCTGACCTCCCCGCCTCCGCGGCGAGGCTCCACCTCTCCCGACGAGACTGCCGGTTCCGGGCTAGGACGCTCCGGAAGTATCGAAGAGGAGCGCCGATCCGCATCTCCCGAACCGCGCCATGCGGCCATTCCTTCGCGTGCGCCGGGAGCAGCGTGCCTGCGTCTCCGGCGGCGATCCACGACCGGTGAACGGCCCCCGGCTCGGGGGATGAATGGGCCGGGGGAGTGCGCCGGGTGATGCGAGCGCGGCCCCACCCCGCCCGGCTGTAGGGGAAATCCCTTACAACGACTCCTCATCTCCCGATACCCGCGTACCATCACCGCGCGTACTCTCCGAAAACACTGGTTTCTCGGTCGGGGGCTCTCGCGCGGGGATACATGGACAGCATGGACGGCACTTCGGGCCCGCATACGCATCTCCGGCGCGCCGCCGTGGGTTCCGCCCCGGCCGAGGGCACTCGCGCGGCTCGCTCGCGCGCGCTGACCGGCCGCGGGTTGTCCCCGGTGCCGGCCGCGGCCGCTCCCCAACGGAGCCGCCGGCGCGAGACCAGCCGCCCGGGCGACGAGCGCGGGGCCTGGGACGACGCTGCGCAGGACGCGGCCGCGCGGGCAAGCTGGGAGCAGGCGCAGGTGAAGCGGGAGATCGAACGCTCCGAGCGCCTGCTGCGGCGCGAGGCGCGGAACCAGGAGGCGTTCCGGGCGCGCGCGGAACGCGAGGAGGCCGCCGAGCGCCGTAGGCTCGCCGAAGAGGTGCGGCGGATGCGCAGCGATGGCTGGACTTGGGAGGAGCTGGCGGACGTGGGCATCGGCCCCGGCTTCCTCGCCGCTTTCGCCCCCCCCCCCCCGGAAGACTAGGCCGTCCCGCCGGGGGACGCCGGTAGTACGAAAGCGAGGCATTGCGCCCCCGCCGCTCAGTCCGCGGCGGGGGCGTTCGCCATCTCGTGCGCCGGCCGCTGGCGCAGGCGCAGCACCGCTCGCAGCGCGGCGGCGTGCTCCTGGGCCGTGTCCATCTGTCCGGCGAGCTGC encodes:
- a CDS encoding CheR family methyltransferase — encoded protein: MSDPVQPSSEEPVDPELAPAPRGRPTVVGIGASAGGLAALRELFACIPPDSGLVFVVVVHLAPDHESHLADLLQPHAPIPVQQVTDVVALEANHAYVIPPGRNLSAIDSHLRVSPLEKERLARAPIDHFFRTLAETHDGHSVGVLLSGTGGDGTEGLRHVREQGGMAIVQDPNEAEYDGMLRHAIAAGVSDMVLPIAQMLPKVMEFAATEPRLRVESLDAPSSADQPDAMEKILALLRVRTGHDFARYKRSTVGRRVARRMQILGVEQLPHYLDTLREGEGEAAALLDDLLINVTSFFRDPQVFRALQDDVVPRLLDALQPGEAIRVWSVGCATGEEAYSLGMLLLEEAGRREKAPRVQVFATDLHERSLHYAREALYPQAIEAEVSPERLERFFRKESGGYRVGKQLRESVVFALHNLLRDPPFSRLDLIVCRNVLIYLQADVQREVVELFHYALRPDGVLLLGTAETLSRSELFRVADKEHHLYARRNAPRGALRLPALPISGRPLPHPARIEPPARVEALQGYGAVHQKMVERYAPPSLLVNQEGSVVHLSEHAGRYLQHGGGVPTNSIFKLVREELRVELRAALHAVKESGRPCRSHAVPVRMDGEPRHVVLRVSPSGERELEGFVLVIFDEMADPEPAAVPREGWSDGALREMEAEMELMRSRLVTVIEEFETSQEEMRSSNEEMQSSNEELRSTMEELETSREELQSVNEELQTLNQENKHKVEELSQISSDLQNLLQATDVATLFLDRKLRILRFTPQVGELFNVRESDRGRPLADLTHRLGYGGLIEDARRVLQTLVPVEHEVETEDGRWFLVRVMPYRTMDDRIEGVVLTFVDVTALKRSEAALRGSEASFRAIADLVPDLLWRSGPDGATTWYNQRWTEYTGQAAEHALGFGWAEVIHAEDREGSVRRHREAVEAGEPLRQEYRIRGGADGAYRWFLVQARPVHGGDGAIVQWFGAATDIHEERMALEAARAAQAEAEAARRALEQAHAELERRVDERTAQLADANDTLALEIRERERAEAARSLLLRQIGTAEEEERRRISRELHDQMGQLVTALLLGLKTLPRNGDGGAARIAELEVLAGRIAREMQDLALVLRPPALDNLGLELALRGHLEEWSERHGVEADFQAVGVDGQRFSRELETTLYRMVQEGLTNVLKHAGASRVSLLLESRGGSVNAILEDNGAGFDVDATLSAPEKADRLGLRGMRERIALVGGTLEIESAPGSGTTVYARVPAPPSGDGGDAQ
- a CDS encoding response regulator transcription factor codes for the protein MSELRVVLADDHEVVRSGLRALVDASPGMLVVGEARDGLEAVARARELRPDVVVMDVSMPGLDGAGAAERITRECPEVRVLALTMHEDRGHLTRLLEAGAAGYVLKRAAADELVRAIHTVASGGTYVDPVLAGTVLRGRAQPFRADAPAHPLSDREEEVLRRVAWGESNKEIAGRLGISTKTVETYKARITEKLDLRSRTDMVRYALHRGWLSET